The DNA window tctgggagtgaggtcccacccactgatctgtgattggtctgtagcttcagtggtcgaaaatatgaggaattAGCAATATCgtccccgctaaccacaacagcctccgatgacgcaaaatgacgatttttgcgtcatcggaggctGCTTGTCAGACTAAAAcatacaaagatttcccgtctcagggtaaaatgagggcgggatgcgcaaccattcaaaaatactaccaggtttctaatgatacaaagtttaatgcaaatgggtgaagtatccctttaaggttCTCCTTACAGTTACTGCTCATTGTTGGATGTTGGGtctctgttaataaaaatgtttctagGTCGTTGGTATAGACCTGCTTTTAAGTAAATTGTCCTGAGATAACTTTTGCTATGATTTGGTCCTATGTACGTAAACACTGATCATTTGGTTGAGTGATTCAATAGGAACTCATTTATTGGAGTTCTTGAGATAAAATGGCATTTCTTGATTCTTCTGATTTGCCTTTGGAGCTTTAAAGCAGAATCAGTACCTCACAGTACTGCTAACTGattcttctttcattttccaggctgctcattttcttctcttttttcccttGTCCTCCCCTTTCCTTTCCCGTTTTCTCCATTTCTTCCCCTCTTAGACCAACAAGGCAGTGTCTAAAGGAGATTTTCATCACGCCAGCTCCAGTTCGAGGCGGGCTCTCTTCCTGGCTGTGCTGGCAATCACCATCGGGACAGGTATCTATGTGGGAGTGGCTGTGGCCCTGATTGCCTACCTCTCCAAGAACCACCACTGGTAACCCTTTCAGAGGGAAAAATACCCATCAGGCACTGGGAAAGATTAGGTTTTTAATCTTAACCCGGAGTCTCAGGTGAGCTTGTTCGACAGGCTGACCCACAGCAATGAGCTGGAGGAAGTCTTCCTCTATCGGGAAGAGGAGGTTCAACAAATGCCCGCTGAGTTGGTTTGTGTGATGGCACAGTGAGATACTTTATCTGGGTCAGACTTAAGGGGCATGTCAGGAGACTCTTGAGTTTTTGTACAGCCTGAAACCTTTGAACCAATCAGATTGCAGGGAGTTTTTGAGAAGATGAGACACAGGAAGCAAAGATGCTTTAAaagattgttgttttgtctctgtttgaaagatatttcaaacagttttatTCACTTCATTGATTTTAGcttaaaatataaagaaattaCCATTAATCACTGATTACATTGATGATTATTTTCTTAAGAGCTTTACAGATTGGCCAAAACGATTGATACGTGTATTCAAAGATAATTTAGCAATTTTGTCATCGATTAATCAGACAATTCAAGCAGAAATTTAACATTTGCTTATCTAATGCACTCACAAAAGTCCTCATGTTTCATCCAAACATCAAACCCTCTTACATAAATGAATCAAGAAAGTTAATGTTGCAGAACCAGAGCTGTAAGAATTAATTTACAGTGATTAAAAAATTCACAGTGAAAATGACATAATGACATCACACTAGAAGggacattttacacaaaaagcAGTTTGATAGCTCATAACTGGATCACTGGATTGCTGATATTGGATCATGATATCACCGAGACTGATCATTGACGCTGGATCTACTGGATCACCTTTAATGAATCGCTGATGCAAAATTGCAGGGACTGGATTGCCAATTCTGGGCAAATGGATCACTGATACTGACTCAATGACAGTGTGTCTTGATCGTTTCAACTGGATCTCTTGGACTGGATCACTGATTCAGGATCTGTTAACCAATGAGACTGGACAGCTGATTCTGAATCATTGGCTCTCTGACTCTGGATCACCGATGCTGGTCACTTTTTTTGGGGCTAACGTGTACACGTTCATTTTTACAGGAAACAAAGACTGACTTGCTTGTTTTTTGACAGCCTGTCAAGGCTTTTCTGTCTCTTGCTAAAGAGAAATTATTAttctatgaaaaaaataattcttaatTGAATGTGTTTATTCACTTTCTGTTTCACTTTCTGTGACTCTGTGAAGGTTTTCTTAAAAAGGAACAGCCGATCAAATAATTTGCAAAACAGTAAGACTCATGTCAGAAAATGCCTGCTTGTCATCATTTCTTTCATGCAAAGACAcaatttctgtttctgtttgatagTTTCTGTGTGACTcaacctgcagagaggagagatcATCTTTCAGTGATCACAGAAACTCTCCATCAGTTTTTTGGCTCAATCAGggctttaaaaagcttttttttttaaaaacagaatgtgtttgCAGATTTAACTGGGAGCTGCAGGTCTGGGACCCCACAACCTCTACTACCCCAGTTGGGACAATTGggttattataaaaaaaagaaaaagacaccaCATGAGGTCGGGGAATATTTGATCGGGAATATTTGATCACTTACCACAGTCATTTTTCCCAAAATAAGCCTGATGCTAAGCTAAAAGACAGTCTGCTGTTAGCCAACAGATGGTAGACAAGGATGACTAGAAGCTTTGTGACTGTCTGAGCAGGCCCTCCAGAACAACCTTTTTCCCTTAGATACATTTAGAAGGAAATTCCTCAGAAAGGACGACAGGAACATGTAATAAGACCCAATCATAAAATGTCATATCGTAGaggacaaaaacaatgaaatgcaAGATTTAAGAAATTAATCTACAACATCTTAAAAGTCTTTCAGGTGCCAAAACTTGCACTGTGTTCTTGATTGTGATTGGTTGATCTGGAGAACTTGAGTCCTCTCAGGTGTTTGGGATGACACGGTCTGAGTGAGAACAGGAAAACTAAAACTTTGAACAAATCTGAACTAAACTATctgtttggaaataaaaaacaatatttcttaTTCTCACTCTTTACGTATAAATACTGGGCTAAAGGGCTGCAACCATGCATCATCTCTCATGTTCTATAGATTCTCTTTGTAGACACACCTGCTTGGCTGTGAcgtcacacacacctgcacatcTACTGAATGTTTTGTCTTAAAGACCTCTGATGAAGGGGAATGTGATCCATGATGTTTATGTCTGGAGCTATATCAATCTGAAAGGACCACCCTGGACAGGTCATATGgttgaaaacaaaatatgaataaacatttatatatttcCATTGACATCTCTGTGCATTGATTGATTTGGGTGATGTTCAGGTATCAAAAGATTGACAGGAAGTTATCTACTGTAGTGTGTCAGCTGTCAAGGCTGTAGCGCTGACACACCGGTCCTGAATAGGATTAgggtgtttttaaaacagtcaCAGGAGTCAATAGACACTCCCATGTGAACAAACTTGCCTCAAACATAGACTATTATAATATGACTTTCACTTTTGGAGGATATCATTATCTCCAATGTCCATCCAAAAAATGTTGATAACTcccaggaagaaaaaagaagctacAGCTTGCctgatcatcttttttttcttcagtgacaAAGTTATCTAATGATATCTGTGTGGGCATGTGGGTACACTATCGACTACTAACAGAGGAGTCAGTAAACTATTTATGGACACactgacaaaataacaaaacaactcGGTTATCCCCCAGTTGATTTtagacaaacagtgagtgaTTACCAAACTAATGGGGGGGTTTGAGTTGATTTTCTCTGAGAAGGGGGGTCACAGTgacatacattaaaaaaacttgttttgtggTATATTTTTAAGGTTGCTTTTAGAAAATGTATCTGGCTGCCAGAATAAAATCCATAACCAAagtatttataaaaatgttggtTTATCTACAAAAGTCATCGTGGAATCTGGTAATTCAACCTCTCaaactttagtttaaaataaagtggtATTTAATAATGGTATTTTAAGAAAAATTCTATTGAGTTAGTGAGAAAATAATTTTCCTTTTTGTATCTTAAATAAGCTGAAAACAATCAATTCACAGTATTGTACAATTGATCTTCAAATGATAAAACACAGGTTTATattattaaactttaaaacaaaatctgaatcagGACTCCAAACAGTATGGACTTATACGGTTTTCTTATTTTGGGTGTAATATTATTATATCTTTCATGTTATTTGTCAGTTACTCCATTCCTTGTTCTTAAATAACCCATTTCAGGAAGGgctggctgtggctcagttcaTAGAggctgtcgtctctcaaccagaaggtcaggggttcaatccccagctcattgggcaagacacataacatcaagttgctccctctgctttatctgcagCATATGAATGTatgtgaatgggattaattacttctgatggacactttacatagaaacctcttaCATTATTGTgtgattcattttgtactgGTGTATCAAAGGGCTTTGGCTGTAAGCAGGGAAGCAGTTtgtgtggagagcaaaagaAGACAGAATGCAAACACTCAGATTAATCTAAACTAAGCTCTATACggcctttttgtttgtttaaagatGTTCTGACCTGATTCCatcaacaagttgaaaatatCAAGTAgttaaaggagaagaaaggaTACTGAGGCACAGTGACAATATAGAGCTTGTAAGTACACATTTAATATCTGAAGACAACACAAGGCATGCACACAAGACATTCTGATTTCTAATGTTTTTCGTAACATTTCTTTGTGTCAGCGCATGGCTCTGTCTGATGGTACTGATTGTTTTCTCCTGCAGTTTGTAAGGTTTTTCAAACTATGACACATTGCTCTGTTTCTTTTTGCAGACAGTTACTAAAGAAACTGTGGTATAACATTGACAGCGCTTTAATTGAACTCAGTATGGTTTCACGTTAGGCTTCAGTTATAGGCTCTCAGTTTGGAAGGCCTGCTCTGGTGACCCGTTGGCTCTTACACTGGTACACCTTTATATATAAGGCAATTCTTGGTCTGCTTCCTCACTAtctatgtgtttttatcatgcagaaaAGTACTGGAGTATTCCTTGCGTTCTCAGGATCTCTTTACACTCTCTGTCCCAAAGGCTCGAACAAAAATTGGGAAAGGGGCTTTTGGGGCTGGAATCTGTTTCAGAATGACTTAAAACTCAAGGcgctggtgtccttaaatgttttgaaatctaaaatgaaagacatggaagcagattctattGGATGCCGATGTTTTTAGCTGAACTGCTTGAATTGCTGACTCTCAGTTTTTGACTCATatggttctattttaatgcaaaatgtagtgttttgtaaattgtactgtgtctgtatttgtgtctctgtctataactttgtgtttttactgctgCCTGTCTTGCCGGGTCTCCcttgtaaataataataataattaataatttattaatcCTGTGTGGGGAGATTCGGTTTTccactctgtctaatgaacatgctatacacacatgcacacaaacaggatcctatggacatgcattaatggagaggtgtcagagtgagggggctgcccacagcgagcgctccagagcagttttggggttcgatgccttgctcaagggcacctcggtagtgctcaggaagtggtctggcacctctccagctaccagaccaatttccggacttgaaccggtgacccaacccaagtccctacagactgagctactgctgcccaacacattgtctgtgtgtctgacacATTACCCGCAGCAGCTGTTACAGGCATTAAACATAACTTCTTTAGAAGTGATCAGTTTTCTGTGCTTTTATAGGTTATATTGACAATTAAATCtcaatttcagtttgtttcataaccatTTGAAAATTCCTCACAGGGGCTTTTAAGACATCTGAGGCTGATACCTGTTTCAAACTGCAGCTGCTTCCCAATAGTTGACGTCAATGTCTCCCATTTGATGAACTTTAATGAGCTCTTAGGGGAAACTTGATCCTCAAGATGGACAGAGAGGATTAACACAGAGCTGATCAGTgttgaaagaaaagagaggaggatgagaatTCTCGGCAGATGACTGAAAACTCGTATAAAATTACCTGATAACGATACATGCTGAAGAATATTATTTCCTTTTAACTCTATGTCCTCCCTTTAGGCTTCACTCTGCACCTCCAGCAAGGGATTACGGGTGTTCTTTTTAACATGGAAAACCCTCAGGAGCTGCTCAGTCACAGGCTGTACTTATGAGGATCTGATAATATAAAAAAGCATTGGAATATTCAAACTGTTTCCATAGTATTAGCATTATGTTTGTGATGATCTCCATCAGCCTCGGGACTGCTGACCTTCACAGCCTtccatcaccatggcaacaagatTGCAACAGCAACAGATTCAATTAGCCTGAGTAGTAATAACACTTTTCCCTTAATTAATCACTTAAACATACTCTTATTCTGAAAGCCGGGTACATAAACCTACAcataatttataaatgtgcattttttccataatgaatgttgaacatcaatTTTATGGAAGGTTTCTCTCCAATATAACTTGTGCACATGCATTATTAATACacctttttttataaacaatgGGCAGTTTATAAatctacatttaaaacattcatttgtattattatgtGTGGGTATTTGTGTATTCTGTGTACATTTTGCCATGCCAATAAACACTaataatttatcttttttttaatcacgcAAATTCATCCTTCAACCTTGCATTAGGTTAATTCAATAGATCTACTAATTATCAATGCAAATCTTTTAGAGCCTCTTTTTGAGCCTAATTCTTTCAATCAAATTTATATGTCACAAACCTGATTACAGATTGTACTAAAATGTGCAGATTTGTTGAATTACTGACATTTTAATTGTCTGTTTAAAGCGGTTTACATGTATTATATTCTTTTTCAAGAATATATATTTAAGCATATAAtgcacaaaacatgtttttcaaacttaGTTTTGTGCtatttgatttcctttcatGTTATTAACCTAGCAACACATACAATACATACGACATACAATACATCAAAATATTCAACAATGAGCTGATAGTTAATGTGTTCATGAATGTTCTTAATTCTTaactgtgtgcatgtttaaacATTTAGCAACCATTAATTCATGGATTCAAGCATACATAATATACGTAAGCGTTATAGTTACTTGTGCCAGTTTTATTATAATCCTGCATATTAGTGTAGGTTTATGAAATAAATCACATGTTTCATAAATTTTTGGATAATATATTTAGTTGATTTTTACCTAGCTGTTGCTTTTGGTCTGCTCTGACCAGTAATCCTATCCTCATTAACTGATTACACAGGGCATAACCGGTAAAGACATATTAAAAGGAGCCCTTTGTTCAGCCTGATGTCTAGCTTCAGCCTGAAATTTCAACATCATAATTTCTTTTTGCAGCTCCAGCATCTCCCCAGAATACTTGGccctcagctcctccagctctttGTTCATTTGAGGCTCCGACTCTTTCAGGAGTCGTTGTTTCTCCTTCTCTAACTCTTCCTCCGCTTTCCGGTACATCTCTGTGGTGTAGTTTGACCCTCCGTTAGCCAAGATCATCTCATGTATCTTATCCAGCAGCTGACTGACTTGTGACGGGTCGTCCTTCTCGTTGTTGAAGACATGATAACGGTCATTACATTTCTTAATGATGTCTTGCAGGTCTTTGCTTTCTTCAATAAACTCTTCAATGGTTTTTTTCTTTAGCTTGTCTCCGTAAGTGAACAATATCATCGTGTAATCAGCTGCATCTTTGCCAAAGGTGGATTGAATCATTTTTACcgtttctctctcctcctttgtGAACCTGCCAAGCTGAACAATCACTAGGAAGGCATGAGGGCCAGGGGCAGACATATTGATGCATTTTGTGACTTTCTTCATCACTTCTTCTTGGGATAAAGTGGTGTCAAACAGACCTGGCGTGTCAATGACAGCAACCTGTCGGCCTTCAACCACTGCTCTTTCTTTCTTGCATATCGATGTCACAGAAGTTGCAGAAAATTCCGAATCAAAAGCATTTCTGCCCAAGATGACGTTTCCTGCTGAACTCTTCCCTGCCCCAGTCTTCCCAATCAAAACAATCCTCCACTCATCTGAACctgcagacaaaacaacaacaacaaaacagaacttTATTTCAGACGACCATATGACCGCTGGGATCTTTCAAAAAAGGGGCATGGAGTTTGAGGACACACATGCAgattaattacttttttttttttaccctttctatCTCAACTAATGATATGTTATCTTGGAAAATACAAGTCTTCTTAACAAGATTCTTTAGGatctcaaaaacaaagatgtatgtgcaaattcacaatttaaaCTACTTAGAAAATTTCATGCAATTGCAAATGTTTATGGAAAGAGCAAAGTATGCCTGTTTAAAATATCCAGAATAGTTTATTTTATCTTCCCACCTCTGGTTAGCCAAATAGtcaatcatagatttggattttggggtggctCCCTCTGGCCACACCCCTGCTGGGCTCaagtctgacctcggccctttgctgcatgtcgtcccccactctctcctcctaacatttcctgtctctcttcagctgtcctgtccagtAACGGTAATAAATGCccccaaaaaagacaaaaaaagtgtgtgcccatgagcaCAAAAACGAATCAGactaattttatttaattttaaccaggctgtaaacttgtTAATTATTACTGTAAAAACGTGAATTTTTGAATTGGGTGCTGTATGTGACTTCTAgggctcttggagccagcctcaagcagaccctCGACAAACTACAggacttcagcattggcttcattttgtaacaccggaggttgccactCGCTGCCGACCAAGTGGGAGGAATCCTTTAACATCAGGCAGCGAATCATGGCCTCAAACTTAAAGGTGCTGACTCTCATCCTGACTGCTTCATAATGGGCTGCAGACTATCTCTGATTTCATTTCTAATCGGAAAACCCATTACCCCCTTCCCTGCAACCTGAGACACACACGATGACTTGATGGACAAACTCCCATGGTGCCTCAGTAATCCTGTTAAGTATTATGCCGACTGTAGCATTGTTTCCTTTATCTGCAATGTCTCTTCTGTTAGAGCAGACTTCCAGCACCCCGGAATAAATGTTCCCCAGAAGACTTGGCTTTGTCATACATCAAAAATTGGCACACATCTTTCCAATTtgttcagataaataaaaaaactaagaaGGAGATAGGCTTGTATGAAAACTGATATATTACCATTTGATCTGTTGTTCGCCATGTTTCTCAGGTGTTGGTGTTTCAGAGTCACAGAgctgaaaagtaaaaagaaaatgaatccaAAGAGAAAATAATGCTGTTTAGAGACTCATATCCCTTATTAATCGTAGTCCTTAATtgaatacattatttaaatgtttaatgttaagAACAATTTCTGGTAAAAATCTGAGACCAATTTCTTTTACACATTGTGTTGTCTAAATAATGAATAGGTACTACTTTTAAATTGCACATGGCTCAAACATAACACTCGGGGGCAACTGTAGACACCAAGTGTTCTGACAAAGGCTAAAAATCCCAGAAAACAATCTTGAATATACCCCAAGTTATTTTAGCAATAGATATAAATATACAgaaagttatttgtttgtgtttatgaacacacagacaacacaacaagaccctctcactacctctgaaggtgagataatgagtcagcacagagttTATATAAACTCCCCACACCTGGATTTAATCAAGGCCAATCAGCtacaaacacacctgactctgcactTAGGTGATTCATTCACCAACCCCAGTGAGAAGCCAGAGAGTGTGTCCttacaaaacattaacaaagtCATCGTAATGGTATATAGAACATGTCATCACAATTTATCCAACAGTTGTTTCATCTGCACGTGTGTGATTGATTACTTTCAAGAAGCTTTCAAGCGATGTACTGAAGCTTATTCTGGCACATGCAGCAGAGACCGGTTTGCATCACTGAGAAACTGAACGAAATGACAGGTGATCGATACTGTTGGAaccagcataacttctgcttgGACCAATGAACAAATCCTGAAAAAGATCTGTGATGTGGTTTTCTGTCCGTCTCTTTTCTTGTGTGTTAGCTTGTTTGTGGTTCTGACTGTTGATCCGATTGTAAGTCTGTCTGATTCTCTCTTTACTGAAGCTTTAACCCTAATTTGAACGATTAGCACCAGAACATCTGCAGCTCTGCACCACTCACACCCGCCTGAGAAGACGGAGGATCAttgacagcagtgtgtgtgtgtgtgtgtgtgtgtgtgtgtgtgtgtgtgtgtgtgtgtgtgtgtgtgtgtgtgtgtgtgtgtgtgtgtgtgtgtgtgtgtgtgtgtgtgtgtgtgtgtg is part of the Labrus bergylta chromosome 10, fLabBer1.1, whole genome shotgun sequence genome and encodes:
- the LOC109976851 gene encoding GTPase IMAP family member 7-like yields the protein MANNRSNGSDEWRIVLIGKTGAGKSSAGNVILGRNAFDSEFSATSVTSICKKERAVVEGRQVAVIDTPGLFDTTLSQEEVMKKVTKCINMSAPGPHAFLVIVQLGRFTKEERETVKMIQSTFGKDAADYTMILFTYGDKLKKKTIEEFIEESKDLQDIIKKCNDRYHVFNNEKDDPSQVSQLLDKIHEMILANGGSNYTTEMYRKAEEELEKEKQRLLKESEPQMNKELEELRAKYSGEMLELQKEIMMLKFQAEARHQAEQRAPFNMSLPVMPCVIS